From the genome of Cellvibrio japonicus Ueda107, one region includes:
- the rplJ gene encoding 50S ribosomal protein L10, which yields MALGLEGKKAIVAEVQEAAQGALSAVIADSRGVTVGKMTALRKQAREAGVWVKVVRNTLARRAVQGTAYECLADKFVGPTLIAFSKEHPGAGARILQDFAKENDKFEVKAAAFEGELVNVAVLASLPTYDEAIARLMSVMKEAAAGKLVRTIAAVRDQKEQQAA from the coding sequence GTGGCATTAGGACTCGAAGGCAAAAAAGCGATTGTCGCAGAAGTCCAGGAAGCTGCTCAGGGCGCTCTGTCTGCTGTAATTGCCGATTCTCGCGGCGTTACCGTAGGCAAGATGACTGCTCTGCGTAAGCAGGCCCGTGAAGCAGGCGTCTGGGTTAAGGTCGTCCGTAACACGTTGGCTCGTCGCGCGGTTCAAGGCACAGCATACGAATGTCTCGCAGATAAATTCGTTGGCCCGACTCTGATCGCATTCTCTAAAGAACATCCTGGTGCGGGTGCGCGCATCCTTCAGGATTTTGCTAAAGAGAACGACAAGTTTGAGGTAAAAGCTGCGGCCTTTGAAGGTGAGCTGGTAAACGTCGCAGTGTTGGCAAGCCTGCCGACTTACGACGAAGCTATTGCTCGCTTGATGAGCGTGATGAAAGAAGCAGCTGCTGGCAAACTGGTTCGCACTATTGCGGCCGTTCGCGACCAAAAAGAACAGCAAGCCGCCTGA
- the rplL gene encoding 50S ribosomal protein L7/L12 — MSLTKEDIINAIAEMSVKDVVELISAMEEKFGVSAAAATVAVAAGPAAAVEEQTEFTVMLSSVGDKKVNVIKAVRELTGLGLKEAKDLVEAAPKAVKEGVSKADAEAAKAKLEEAGALVEVK; from the coding sequence ATGTCTCTGACTAAAGAAGATATCATCAATGCCATCGCAGAAATGTCTGTAAAAGACGTTGTTGAATTGATTTCTGCAATGGAAGAAAAATTTGGCGTTAGCGCTGCTGCTGCTACTGTTGCTGTTGCTGCTGGCCCAGCTGCTGCTGTTGAAGAGCAAACTGAGTTCACCGTTATGTTGTCATCTGTTGGTGACAAGAAAGTGAACGTAATTAAAGCCGTTCGTGAACTGACTGGTCTGGGTCTGAAAGAAGCCAAAGATTTGGTTGAAGCTGCACCTAAAGCCGTTAAAGAAGGCGTTTCCAAGGCTGATGCTGAAGCTGCTAAAGCCAAGCTGGAAGAAGCCGGTGCTCTTGTAGAAGTTAAGTAA
- the rpoB gene encoding DNA-directed RNA polymerase subunit beta, translating into MAYSYTEKKRIRKNFGKLPHVMDVPYLLAIQLDSYRKFTQADLSANKREDVGLHAAFRSVFPIVSYSGNAALEYVSYSLGKAAFDVNECILRGVTYAVPLRVKVRLIIYDRESANKAIKDIKEQEVYMGEIPLMTDNGTFVINGTERVIVSQLHRSPGVFFDHDKGKTHSSGKLLYSARIIPYRGSWLDFEFDPKDLLYVRIDRRRKLPATILLRALNYSSQEMLSMFFETSSFTLGKDGQFSYEVVPSRLRGDVATFDIKDDKGNIIVEEGRRITARHIRQLEKAGVDQMEVPSEYLLGRSLAKDIVDTRTGELLFECNTEITSDVLSKIVAAGVEKVETLYTNELDCGPFISETLRIDPTRTQLEALVEIYRMMRPGEPPTKESAEALFQNLFFSQERYDLSAVGRMKFNRRLGRETETGEGTLSNDDIVDVMKTLISIRNGKGVVDDIDHLGNRRVRSVGEMAENQFRVGLVRVERAVKERLSMAESEGLMPQDLINAKPVAAAVKEFFGSSQLSQFMDQNNPLSEITHKRRVFALGPGGLTRERAGFEVRDVHPTHYGRVCPIETPEGPNIGLINSLATYARTNNYGFLESPYRKVIEGKVTDQIEYLSAINESEYVIAQASASLDDNGRLTEELVSVRHQNEFTLKAPTDVQYMDVSARQVVSVAASLIPFLEHDDANRALMGSNMQRQAVPTLRSQKPLVGTGMERNVAADSGVCVVAKRGGVIDSVDAGRIVVKVHDAEVEAGDAGVDIYNLIKYTRSNQNTCINQRPIVSMGDIVSRGDILADGPSVDMGELALGQNMRIAFMPWNGYNFEDSILVSERVVQEDRFTTIHIQELTCIARDTKLGSEEITADIPNVGESALSKLDESGIVYIGAEVGGGDILVGKVTPKGETQLTPEEKLLRAIFGEKASDVKDTSLRVPSGTKGTVIDVQVFTRDGLEKDQRSLEIEKAQLDEVRKDLNEEFRIVETATFERLRAALVGQIVASGKGVKKGEALTHDILDGLEKDQWFKLRMNEDALNEQIDRAEEQLAERRKILDERFEDKKRKLSTGDDLAPGVLKIVKVYLAIKRRIQPGDKMAGRHGNKGVISVIMPVEDMPYDENGETVDIVLNPLGVPSRMNVGQVLEMHLGMAAKGLGVKINKLIQEQKAVADIRSFLEEIYNSTGDVAAKEDLVSFSDREVIDLAKNLVDGVPMATPVFDGAKEHEIKALLRLASLSDTGQTTLFDGRTGDQFSRSVTVGYMYMLKLNHLVDDKMHARSTGSYSLVTQQPLGGKAQFGGQRFGEMEVWALEAYGAAYTLQEMLTVKSDDVAGRTKMYKNIVDGDHRMEPGMPESFNVLVKEIRSLGINIELEQED; encoded by the coding sequence ATGGCTTACTCATATACTGAGAAAAAACGTATCCGCAAGAATTTTGGCAAATTGCCACATGTAATGGATGTACCTTACCTCTTGGCGATTCAGCTGGACTCCTACAGAAAATTCACCCAAGCAGATTTGTCCGCCAACAAACGTGAAGATGTTGGTTTGCATGCTGCTTTTCGCTCAGTGTTTCCTATCGTAAGTTACTCAGGTAATGCTGCTCTTGAGTATGTGAGCTATAGCCTGGGCAAAGCCGCTTTTGATGTTAATGAATGTATTCTGCGTGGCGTGACTTACGCCGTTCCCCTGCGCGTAAAAGTTCGCTTGATCATTTATGATCGCGAATCTGCTAACAAAGCAATTAAAGACATTAAAGAGCAAGAAGTGTACATGGGCGAAATTCCGCTCATGACAGATAACGGTACTTTTGTTATTAACGGTACCGAGCGTGTAATTGTTTCCCAGTTGCATCGTTCTCCAGGTGTGTTTTTCGATCACGATAAGGGTAAGACCCACTCATCTGGTAAGCTGCTCTATTCCGCTCGTATTATTCCTTACCGTGGCTCATGGTTGGATTTTGAGTTCGATCCTAAAGACTTGCTCTATGTGCGCATCGATCGTCGCCGCAAGTTACCGGCAACTATTTTACTGCGTGCGCTGAATTATAGTTCTCAAGAAATGCTCAGCATGTTCTTCGAGACCAGTAGCTTTACCTTGGGTAAAGATGGCCAGTTCAGTTATGAAGTGGTTCCATCACGTCTGCGTGGTGACGTTGCTACATTCGATATTAAAGACGACAAGGGTAATATCATTGTTGAAGAAGGCCGTCGTATTACTGCGCGCCATATTCGTCAACTGGAAAAAGCCGGTGTGGATCAGATGGAAGTTCCCTCTGAGTACCTGCTTGGCCGCTCTTTGGCAAAAGACATTGTTGATACTCGCACTGGCGAACTGTTGTTTGAGTGCAATACCGAAATTACTTCTGATGTCCTTTCCAAAATCGTTGCAGCCGGTGTTGAAAAGGTTGAAACGCTCTATACCAACGAGTTGGATTGCGGGCCATTTATTTCTGAAACCCTGCGTATAGATCCAACCCGTACACAACTGGAAGCCCTGGTTGAAATTTATCGCATGATGCGTCCTGGTGAACCGCCGACCAAAGAGTCTGCCGAAGCCTTGTTCCAGAACCTGTTCTTCTCCCAGGAGCGCTATGATCTTTCTGCTGTAGGTCGCATGAAGTTCAATCGCCGTCTCGGCCGCGAGACTGAAACCGGTGAAGGGACTTTGTCCAACGACGATATTGTGGATGTGATGAAAACACTGATTTCTATCCGCAACGGTAAAGGTGTTGTGGACGATATCGATCACTTGGGTAACCGCCGTGTTCGCTCTGTGGGCGAAATGGCTGAAAACCAGTTCCGTGTCGGCTTGGTGCGCGTTGAGCGCGCGGTCAAAGAGCGTTTGTCCATGGCCGAAAGCGAAGGCTTGATGCCGCAAGACTTGATCAATGCGAAGCCTGTTGCTGCCGCTGTGAAAGAGTTCTTCGGCTCTTCCCAGCTGTCGCAGTTTATGGACCAAAACAACCCGCTTTCTGAAATTACGCACAAGCGCCGTGTGTTCGCGCTCGGCCCAGGTGGCCTGACCCGCGAGCGCGCAGGCTTTGAAGTGCGTGACGTACACCCCACTCACTACGGGCGTGTATGTCCTATTGAGACTCCGGAAGGCCCGAATATTGGTCTGATCAACTCGCTGGCTACCTATGCCCGTACTAACAATTACGGCTTCCTCGAGAGCCCCTATCGCAAAGTGATAGAGGGCAAGGTTACCGATCAGATCGAATACCTGTCTGCAATCAATGAATCCGAATATGTGATTGCCCAGGCGTCCGCGTCTCTGGATGATAATGGCCGCCTCACAGAAGAATTGGTTTCTGTGCGTCACCAAAATGAATTTACGCTCAAGGCGCCCACCGATGTCCAGTATATGGACGTGTCCGCACGCCAGGTGGTGTCGGTCGCTGCTTCCTTGATTCCCTTCCTGGAGCACGATGACGCCAACCGTGCACTCATGGGGTCAAACATGCAGCGTCAGGCTGTACCAACACTGCGCTCACAGAAGCCATTGGTGGGAACCGGTATGGAGCGCAATGTTGCTGCTGACTCCGGCGTGTGTGTGGTTGCCAAGCGCGGTGGTGTGATTGATAGCGTTGATGCTGGTCGTATCGTGGTAAAAGTTCACGATGCAGAAGTGGAGGCCGGTGATGCAGGTGTGGATATTTACAACCTCATTAAATACACCCGCTCCAACCAGAACACCTGTATCAACCAGCGCCCTATCGTGAGCATGGGCGATATTGTATCGCGCGGTGATATTTTGGCGGATGGCCCCTCTGTGGATATGGGTGAATTGGCGCTAGGCCAAAACATGCGTATCGCCTTTATGCCCTGGAATGGTTATAACTTCGAAGACTCGATTCTGGTATCTGAGCGCGTAGTGCAAGAAGATCGCTTCACTACCATTCATATTCAGGAATTGACCTGTATTGCGCGTGATACCAAACTGGGTAGCGAAGAAATCACTGCGGATATTCCCAACGTGGGTGAGAGCGCACTGAGCAAGCTGGATGAATCCGGTATTGTGTATATTGGTGCGGAAGTCGGCGGTGGCGATATTCTGGTGGGCAAGGTAACACCGAAGGGTGAAACCCAACTGACCCCGGAAGAAAAATTGCTGCGCGCCATCTTTGGTGAAAAAGCCTCTGATGTAAAAGACACTTCCCTGCGTGTGCCCTCCGGTACCAAGGGTACGGTGATTGATGTTCAGGTATTTACCCGTGATGGTCTGGAAAAAGATCAGCGCAGCCTGGAGATCGAAAAAGCACAACTCGACGAGGTGCGTAAAGATCTCAACGAGGAGTTCCGTATCGTTGAAACTGCGACTTTCGAGCGTCTGCGTGCTGCCTTGGTCGGCCAGATCGTTGCTTCGGGTAAAGGCGTGAAAAAAGGGGAGGCCCTGACTCACGACATTCTCGACGGTTTGGAAAAAGATCAGTGGTTCAAACTGCGCATGAACGAAGATGCGCTGAATGAACAAATTGATCGCGCGGAAGAGCAGCTTGCAGAGCGCCGCAAAATTCTTGATGAAAGATTTGAAGACAAGAAGCGCAAGCTGTCTACCGGTGACGATCTGGCGCCCGGCGTACTCAAAATCGTTAAGGTCTATCTGGCGATCAAACGCCGCATCCAGCCCGGTGACAAGATGGCTGGTCGTCACGGTAACAAAGGGGTTATCTCGGTCATCATGCCGGTTGAAGATATGCCCTACGACGAAAACGGCGAGACTGTGGATATCGTACTCAACCCGCTGGGCGTGCCCTCGCGTATGAACGTGGGCCAGGTATTGGAAATGCACTTGGGTATGGCCGCCAAGGGCCTGGGGGTTAAGATCAACAAGCTGATTCAGGAGCAGAAAGCGGTTGCTGATATCCGCTCGTTCCTTGAAGAAATCTACAACAGCACAGGTGATGTTGCCGCTAAAGAAGATTTGGTCTCTTTCTCTGATAGAGAGGTCATTGATCTGGCGAAAAACCTGGTTGATGGCGTGCCCATGGCGACACCGGTGTTTGATGGTGCCAAAGAGCATGAAATCAAAGCCTTGTTGCGTTTGGCGAGCCTTTCCGATACAGGGCAAACCACACTGTTCGATGGGCGTACCGGGGACCAGTTCTCTCGCTCGGTGACCGTTGGTTACATGTACATGTTGAAGTTGAACCACTTGGTCGACGACAAGATGCACGCGCGTTCAACCGGCTCTTATAGCCTGGTTACCCAGCAGCCGCTGGGTGGTAAAGCGCAATTCGGTGGCCAGCGCTTCGGTGAGATGGAAGTGTGGGCACTGGAAGCTTACGGTGCTGCTTACACCCTGCAGGAAATGCTCACTGTTAAGTCGGATGATGTGGCGGGCCGTACCAAGATGTACAAAAACATCGTGGATGGCGATCATCGGATGGAGCCGGGCATGCCCGAGTCCTTCAACGTATTGGTCAAGGAAATCCGCTCATTGGGTATCAATATTGAGCTTGAGCAGGAAGATTAA
- the rpoC gene encoding DNA-directed RNA polymerase subunit beta' produces MKDLLNLLKSQGQVEEFDSIRISLASPEMIRSWSFGEVKKPETINYRTFKPEREGLFCAKIFGPVKDYECLCGKYKRMKHRGIICEKCGVEVTLAKVRRERMGHIELASPVAHIWFLKSLPSRIGLLLDMTLRDIERVLYFESYVVTEPGMTTLERGQLLTDEQYFEAMEEFGDEFEAQMGAEAIQTLMRAIDLETEVQRLREEIPNTSSETKIKKYSKRLKLLEAFHFSGNKPEWMVMEVLPVLPPDLRPLVPLDGGRFATSDLNDLYRRVINRNNRLKRLLDLNAPDIIVRNEKRMLQEAVDALLDNGRRGRAITGSNKRPLKSLADMIKGKQGRFRQNLLGKRVDYSGRSVIVVGPTLRLHQCGLPKKMALELFKPFIFSKLELRGLATTIKAAKKMVEREEAVVWDILDEVIREHPVLLNRAPTLHRLGIQAFEPVLIEGKAIQLHPLVCSAYNADFDGDQMAVHVPLTIEAQLEARALMMSTNNILSPASGEPIIVPSQDVVLGLYWMTRERINAKGEGMVFADTMEVSRAYYSKQVDLQARIKVRLTETLIGAEGERTSETKLVQTTVGRVLLWEIVPAGIPLEMINRPMVKKAISAVINYCYRVVGLKATVIFADRLMYMGYDFSTKSGSSIGVNDFTIPAAKADIIARADAEVKEIETQYASGLVTQGEKYNKVIDIWSRANDLVAKSMMEGISKETVINRDGVEEQQSSFNSVFMYADSGARGSPAQIRQLAGMRGLMARPDGSIIETPIKANFREGLNVLQYFISTHGARKGLADTALKTANSGYLTRRLVDVAQDLVVTLQDCGTDSGLTMSPVIEGGDVIESLGDRILGRVVARDVIRPGSDEILVPAGTMIDEAWVGRIEEMGIDEVLVRSPITCESRNGICSMCYGRDLARGHRVNPGEAVGVIAAQSIGEPGTQLTMRTFHIGGAASRASAADSVQVKQEGTVRLLNVKVVSNPAGNLVAVSRSGELAIADASGRERERYKIPYGALITVKDGETVKGGQIVAKWDPHTHPIVSEVAGTVAFSGMEEGLSIRRQTDELTGLSSIEILDPAERPSAGKDLRPAITLVDAKGKELFLANTNVPAHYMLPAKAILTINNGDIINVGDIVARIPQEGSKTRDITGGLPRVADLFEARRPKEPAILAEISGTVSFGKETKGKRRLIITPTDGQVLDDGSTHYEVLIPKHRQLTVFEGEMVAKGEVVSDGPANPHDILRLQGVEALARYITNEIQDVYRLQGVKINDKHIETIVRQMLRKVEITTMGDSSFVKGEQVELTSVLEENEKLRAEGKQPAHYERLLLGITKASLATESFISAASFQETTRVLTEAAVTGKKDNLRGLKENVVVGRLIPAGTGLAYHNDRKRRREEALSEQVGVSAEDVEAALTEALKSSVS; encoded by the coding sequence TTGAAAGACTTACTGAATTTGCTCAAGTCCCAGGGACAAGTCGAAGAGTTCGACTCCATTCGCATCAGCTTGGCATCACCTGAAATGATTCGTTCGTGGTCTTTCGGCGAAGTGAAAAAGCCGGAGACTATTAACTACCGTACCTTCAAGCCCGAGCGTGAAGGTTTGTTCTGTGCCAAGATTTTTGGTCCGGTAAAAGACTATGAATGCTTGTGCGGTAAGTACAAGCGTATGAAGCACCGCGGCATTATCTGTGAAAAGTGTGGCGTGGAAGTTACCTTGGCGAAAGTGCGTCGTGAGCGCATGGGCCATATTGAACTGGCCAGCCCGGTTGCCCACATCTGGTTTTTGAAGTCATTGCCGAGCCGTATCGGTTTGTTGCTGGATATGACCCTGCGTGATATCGAGCGCGTGCTCTATTTTGAATCCTACGTAGTAACCGAACCCGGTATGACTACGCTGGAGCGCGGTCAATTGCTGACTGACGAGCAATACTTCGAAGCGATGGAAGAGTTTGGTGATGAGTTTGAAGCGCAAATGGGCGCCGAAGCTATCCAGACGCTGATGCGTGCAATCGACCTCGAAACCGAAGTCCAGCGCCTGCGTGAAGAGATTCCCAATACCAGCAGTGAAACCAAAATCAAGAAATACTCCAAGCGCCTGAAGTTGCTGGAGGCTTTCCACTTTTCTGGCAACAAGCCCGAGTGGATGGTCATGGAGGTGTTGCCGGTACTGCCACCCGATTTGCGTCCACTGGTTCCACTGGATGGTGGCCGTTTTGCCACGTCCGACCTGAACGATTTGTACCGCCGCGTAATCAACCGCAATAACCGTCTGAAGCGCCTGCTGGATTTGAATGCGCCCGATATTATCGTGCGCAACGAAAAGCGTATGCTGCAAGAGGCCGTAGATGCGTTGCTGGATAACGGTCGTCGCGGTCGCGCCATTACCGGTTCCAACAAGCGTCCGCTGAAATCTCTGGCAGATATGATCAAGGGTAAACAAGGTCGCTTCCGTCAAAACCTGCTCGGTAAGCGTGTGGACTACTCCGGTCGTTCGGTGATCGTGGTGGGGCCGACCCTGCGTTTGCATCAGTGCGGTCTGCCAAAGAAAATGGCTCTGGAATTATTCAAACCCTTTATTTTCAGCAAGCTCGAATTGCGTGGCCTGGCGACTACCATCAAAGCCGCCAAGAAAATGGTTGAACGTGAAGAAGCGGTTGTGTGGGATATCCTTGATGAAGTGATTCGCGAGCACCCCGTACTGCTCAACCGTGCACCTACGTTGCACCGTCTCGGTATCCAGGCGTTTGAGCCTGTACTGATTGAAGGTAAGGCTATCCAGCTGCACCCGCTCGTGTGTTCTGCGTATAACGCGGACTTTGACGGTGATCAGATGGCCGTACACGTTCCGCTGACTATCGAAGCGCAGTTGGAAGCCCGCGCGCTGATGATGTCTACCAACAACATTTTGTCACCTGCATCCGGTGAACCGATTATCGTTCCTTCACAGGACGTGGTATTGGGTTTGTACTGGATGACACGTGAGCGTATCAATGCCAAGGGTGAAGGCATGGTATTTGCCGACACTATGGAAGTGTCCCGCGCTTACTATTCCAAGCAGGTCGATCTGCAGGCGCGTATTAAAGTGCGTTTGACTGAAACCCTGATTGGCGCTGAAGGCGAAAGAACCAGTGAAACCAAGTTGGTACAAACCACTGTCGGTCGTGTACTCCTGTGGGAAATTGTTCCTGCCGGTATTCCACTGGAAATGATTAACCGTCCCATGGTGAAAAAAGCCATTTCGGCGGTGATCAACTACTGTTACCGCGTAGTGGGATTGAAAGCGACTGTTATTTTTGCTGACCGTCTGATGTACATGGGTTATGACTTCTCCACCAAGTCTGGCTCATCTATTGGTGTAAACGACTTTACTATCCCCGCCGCCAAGGCCGACATCATTGCGCGTGCTGATGCGGAAGTAAAAGAAATCGAGACCCAATACGCTTCAGGTCTGGTAACGCAAGGCGAGAAATACAACAAGGTTATCGATATCTGGTCGCGCGCTAACGATCTGGTAGCCAAGTCGATGATGGAAGGTATTTCCAAAGAGACCGTTATCAATCGTGACGGTGTGGAAGAGCAGCAGTCCTCCTTTAACTCCGTATTTATGTACGCCGACTCGGGTGCACGTGGTTCGCCTGCGCAAATTCGCCAGTTGGCCGGTATGCGCGGCCTGATGGCGCGTCCCGATGGCTCTATTATTGAAACGCCAATTAAGGCGAACTTCCGCGAAGGACTGAACGTACTCCAGTACTTCATCTCGACCCACGGTGCGCGTAAAGGTTTGGCGGATACTGCGTTAAAAACCGCGAACTCCGGTTACCTGACTCGTCGTCTCGTTGACGTAGCCCAGGATCTGGTTGTGACTTTGCAGGATTGTGGTACAGATTCTGGCCTGACCATGTCACCGGTTATTGAAGGTGGTGATGTTATTGAGTCGTTGGGCGATCGTATCCTCGGTCGTGTGGTGGCGCGCGATGTTATTCGCCCCGGCAGCGATGAAATCCTGGTTCCCGCCGGTACCATGATCGATGAAGCCTGGGTTGGCCGCATCGAAGAAATGGGGATTGACGAGGTACTGGTGCGCTCGCCAATTACCTGTGAATCGCGTAACGGTATTTGCTCCATGTGTTACGGTCGCGACCTGGCGCGTGGCCATCGCGTTAACCCGGGTGAGGCAGTGGGTGTTATCGCGGCTCAATCTATCGGTGAGCCCGGTACCCAGCTGACCATGCGTACTTTCCACATTGGTGGTGCGGCATCGAGAGCCTCGGCGGCTGACAGTGTGCAAGTGAAGCAGGAAGGTACCGTGCGCCTGCTTAACGTGAAAGTGGTGAGCAACCCTGCCGGCAACCTGGTGGCGGTATCCCGTTCCGGCGAATTGGCTATTGCCGATGCCAGCGGACGCGAGCGCGAGCGCTACAAGATTCCGTACGGCGCACTGATCACTGTGAAAGATGGTGAAACTGTTAAAGGTGGCCAGATAGTAGCCAAGTGGGACCCGCATACCCACCCGATCGTATCGGAAGTAGCCGGTACCGTGGCTTTCTCGGGTATGGAAGAGGGGCTATCTATCCGTCGTCAAACCGACGAACTGACCGGCTTGAGCTCTATTGAAATTCTTGATCCAGCCGAACGTCCTTCTGCCGGTAAGGATTTGCGTCCAGCAATCACCCTGGTGGATGCCAAGGGTAAAGAGCTGTTCCTGGCCAATACTAATGTGCCTGCACACTACATGTTGCCAGCTAAAGCGATTTTGACCATCAATAATGGCGATATCATCAACGTGGGTGACATTGTTGCGCGTATTCCGCAGGAAGGTTCCAAGACCCGTGACATCACCGGTGGTCTGCCACGCGTTGCCGACCTGTTTGAAGCCCGTCGTCCAAAAGAGCCGGCAATCCTGGCCGAAATCTCCGGTACTGTGAGCTTCGGTAAAGAAACCAAGGGTAAGCGCCGCCTGATTATCACTCCAACCGATGGTCAGGTATTGGATGATGGTTCAACCCACTACGAAGTGCTGATCCCCAAACATCGCCAACTGACTGTATTTGAAGGGGAAATGGTCGCCAAGGGTGAGGTTGTATCTGATGGCCCGGCCAACCCGCACGATATTTTGCGTTTGCAAGGTGTTGAGGCCCTGGCTCGTTATATTACTAATGAGATCCAGGACGTATACCGCCTGCAGGGTGTGAAGATCAACGACAAGCATATCGAAACCATCGTTCGTCAGATGCTGCGTAAAGTTGAGATCACCACTATGGGCGACTCCAGCTTCGTGAAGGGCGAGCAGGTGGAGTTGACCTCAGTACTTGAGGAAAACGAAAAGCTGCGTGCCGAAGGCAAGCAGCCCGCACACTACGAGCGCTTGTTGCTGGGTATTACCAAGGCATCTCTGGCAACTGAGTCGTTTATTTCGGCGGCCTCTTTCCAGGAAACTACCCGTGTATTGACCGAAGCGGCAGTAACCGGCAAGAAAGACAATCTGCGTGGCCTCAAAGAGAACGTGGTTGTGGGGCGTCTGATTCCTGCCGGTACCGGTTTGGCCTACCACAATGATCGCAAGCGTCGTCGTGAAGAGGCATTAAGTGAGCAGGTCGGGGTTAGTGCGGAAGACGTTGAAGCAGCGTTGACTGAAGCCCTGAAGTCCAGTGTGAGCTAA
- the rpsL gene encoding 30S ribosomal protein S12: MPTINQLVRKPRKRIVDKSDVPALQGNPQRRGVCTRVYTTTPKKPNSALRKVCRVRLTNGFEVTSYIGGEGHNLQEHSVVLIRGGRVKDLPGVRYHTVRGSLDTSGVAKRKQGRSKYGAKRPK; the protein is encoded by the coding sequence ATGCCGACGATCAACCAGTTGGTTCGTAAGCCAAGAAAACGTATCGTAGACAAGAGTGACGTTCCTGCTCTGCAAGGTAACCCACAGCGCCGCGGCGTTTGCACCCGTGTATATACGACTACACCGAAAAAGCCTAACTCAGCACTGCGTAAAGTATGCCGTGTGCGTTTGACCAACGGCTTTGAAGTGACTTCCTATATCGGTGGTGAAGGGCACAACCTGCAAGAGCACAGCGTGGTGCTGATCCGCGGTGGTCGTGTTAAGGACTTGCCCGGTGTGCGTTACCACACTGTACGTGGTTCACTGGATACTTCCGGTGTTGCCAAGCGTAAGCAAGGCCGCTCTAAATACGGTGCCAAGCGTCCCAAGTAA
- the rpsG gene encoding 30S ribosomal protein S7: MPRRRVVAKREALPDPKFGDVTLAKFMNHVMISGKKSVAERIVYGALDVVKTKLNRDPLEVFSEALENIAPLVEVKSRRVGGATYQVPVEVRASRRSALAMRWLVDYSRKRSEKSMPQRLAGELIDASQGKGAAVKKREDVHRMAEANKAFSHFRF; this comes from the coding sequence ATGCCAAGAAGAAGAGTAGTCGCCAAGCGCGAAGCTTTGCCGGATCCAAAATTCGGTGATGTCACTCTGGCGAAATTTATGAACCACGTAATGATCAGTGGTAAGAAGTCTGTTGCAGAGCGCATTGTTTATGGTGCTCTGGACGTTGTAAAAACCAAACTGAATCGCGATCCTTTGGAAGTGTTTTCCGAGGCTCTCGAGAATATCGCTCCGCTGGTAGAGGTTAAGTCTCGCCGTGTGGGTGGTGCAACCTACCAGGTGCCTGTAGAAGTTCGTGCTTCTCGTCGCAGTGCACTGGCTATGCGTTGGTTGGTGGATTACTCGCGCAAGCGCAGTGAAAAATCCATGCCGCAACGTCTTGCCGGCGAGCTGATCGATGCATCGCAAGGCAAGGGTGCTGCGGTTAAGAAGCGTGAAGATGTTCACCGTATGGCTGAGGCTAACAAGGCCTTCTCCCACTTCCGTTTCTAA